Proteins found in one Sardina pilchardus chromosome 11, fSarPil1.1, whole genome shotgun sequence genomic segment:
- the LOC134095598 gene encoding uncharacterized protein LOC134095598, which yields MFWLLLLIGALPISDGLKVFEFCSGKKFNIPAPIMSRVPLLAGIYFTPITTTTPGAKMLMVMNRTQSLDPHYQYKDETIFISELTDRDQGTFSWSHHDSTQLNDFLKLVLKDCSEHMNVYYGDTIEIFPPRRAVVLEFSSSRTPSVPQVVWRRGRTGQVKDRWSINTATPYHEGNYTARTHSGVELRKTQVTVIARTLQAIIGEEKSLTYLLPIPAGTASIRFTDRSGMEHVLYQEGRESLDTFHLFNGRFSLQNQPLGSKIQIRDVRSGDAGTYKVRDINGSLVISAELESMTIAASEKTPPRFPDVEHEHEHEHEQYDEDEAYENPPSFHYLHLTLGLMLFIFFVLCCCVCKCCCRRSSRTAKVPSTLDHSPPPYNECLPPVPRSALIDDFTHRPPALDTQLLSTSQCPFASNLSPELDAGPCFQPKRKLGDSLDFLSTNPLSTDTLPAATYTSAKLSFL from the exons ATGTTCTGGTTACTTCTGCTGATCGGAGCTCTTCCCATCTCGG ATGGGCTGAAGGTGTTTGAATTCTGCTCTGGAAAGAAGTTCAACATTCCAGCCCCCATCATGTCCCGTGTGCCTCTCCTTGCTGGCATATATttcacccccatcaccaccaccacccctgggGCTAAAATGCTGATGGTGATGAATAGGACTCAG TCCCTGGACCCACACTATCAGTACAAGGATGAAACCATCTTCATTTCAGAATTGACAGACAGAGACCAGGGGACTTTTTCATGGTCACATCACGATTCCACACAGTTAAATGACTTTCTTAAACTTGTGCTGAAAG ACTGCTCTGAGCATATGAATGTGTACTACGGAGACACGATTGAGATCTTCCCACCGAGACGAGCCGTTGTGCTGGAGTTCTCATCCTCTCGGACGCCTTCTGTCCCACAAGTAGTGTGGAGAAGAGGACGAACTGGACAGGTCAAGGACCGGTGGTCTATAAACACCGCCACCCCGTACCATGAGGGCAACTATACGGCACGCACTCACAGTGGGGTGGAGCTACGGAAGACCCAGGTCACTGTGATTG CAAGGACTCTCCAAGCCATCATAGGAGAAGAGAAGTCTTTGACGTATCTCTTGCCCATCCCAGCAGGCACGGCATCCATCAGATTCACAGACCGCTCAGGCATGGAGCACGTGCTTTAccaggagggcagagagagccTGGACACGTTCCACTTGTTTAATGGTCGGTTCTCACTGCAGAATCAGCCCCTGGGTTCTAAGATCCAGATCCGTGACGTCAGATCAGGCGATGCAGGAACCTACAAGGTCCGAGACATAAATGGCTCTCTGGTTATTAGTGCGGAGTTGGAGAGTATGACGATTGCAG CCAGTGAGAAGACCCCTCCTCGCTTCCCAGATGtagaacatgaacatgaacatgaacatgaacaataTGATGAAGACGAAGCATACG aAAACCCTCCATCCTTCCACTATTTACATCTAACACTTGGTCTCATGCTCTTCATCTTTTTTGtgctctgctgctgtgtgtgcaagtgctgCTGTAGAAGAAGCAGCCGCACCGCTAAAGTGCCCAGCACCCTCGACCACAGCCCACCCCCGTACAAT GAATGTCTACCACCTGTGCCAAGGAGTGCGCTGATTGATGacttcacacacagacctcca GCCCTTGATACACAGTTGCTGTCCACCTCACAATGCCCTTTCGCCTCCAACCTTTCACCCGAGTTGGATGCAGGACCTTGCTTCCAGCCTAAGAGGAAGCTGGGAGACTCGCTCGATTTCCTGTCCACGAATCCActgagcacagacacactccctgCCGCCACCTACACCTCCGCAAAACTCAGTTTCCTCTAG